One Hemibagrus wyckioides isolate EC202008001 linkage group LG09, SWU_Hwy_1.0, whole genome shotgun sequence DNA segment encodes these proteins:
- the zfyve28 gene encoding lateral signaling target protein 2 homolog isoform X2 encodes MMNRFRKWLYKPKRSDPQLLAQFYYADEELNQVASELDSLDGRKDPQRCTLLVNQFRSCQDNVLNIINHIMDECIPEDRANRDFCVKFPEEIRHDNLAGQLWFGAECLAAGSIIMNREIESMAMRPLAKDLTRSLEEVRNITRDQALRDLNFYTERMREALRQFDSLFAEFELSYVSAMVPVKSPKEYYVQQEVIVLFCETVERALKLGYLTQDMIDDYEPALMFTIPRLAIVCGLVVYPDGPLNLDNKPEDMSELFRPFRTLLKKIRDLLQTLTEEELTTLERNLCISQDGEFPGDSISSATESAPSVNSKSQVEESEKREEQTEVERVTELALCSSQCEEDEAWEKDQEQQEVPNEGEEDTEVDLACSMQYDEEEIEQLNIMVHRVGDHMSTLLSPPSQRPSPAHYRRKKQPSAGGSSVSASLGESSTPSSTENSPQRAPGSQHEEDERVFFMDDLEGMGNGGEAGTSSGELCQGQQVSLIINLTSLKSIRPEPTSDSTCNGWMTACQTNEDFDQSSQEKLCLSSGPAGTSETLPLVNGWEGQLDCEEGESGEPAEVIAHRTGGMKLSATVIFNPRSPNQPELVVLPRSTEGTAHRLLNSCVCCTAGCVDAHDDPTTTDTTTEDENLDFSKCKLAITSTVIQSAMGACGTGKVDAPLPLPPPPGQQQLREEGEDQERGRFTHVPCCEKCLANSSKLSPHRDTGEDESIDGYPHQEKACLVMASSAAKEKQSKEDSKNESSSGTSSDCESVSVTTCSLSSSCTPSSVSSLTTSSEMSEELDHQELQLALQASKLVAHNKIRARFHSSSDLIHRLFVCISGVADQLQTNYASDLRSILKTLFEVMATKSEQGDNEKQKKGPRIGSAGLEDCALCQETMTSSELAAKARDGQFEDPPEWVPDEACNSCIACKAPFTVIRRKHHCRSCGKIFCSRCSSHSAPLPRYGQMKPVRVCTHCYMFHVTPFYSERTSV; translated from the exons ATGATGAATCGCTTTCGGAAGTGGCTGTATAAGCCAAAG AGGTCGGACCCTCAGCTTCTTGCCCAGTTTTACTATGCAGATGAAGAGCTGAACCAGGTGGCCTCGGAGCTGGATAGTCTGGACGGCAGGAAGGACCCTCAGAGATGCACACTGCTTGTCAACCAGTTCCGCTCGTGCCAG GACAACGTGCTGAATATCATAAACCACATCATGGATGAGTGTATACCAGAAGACAGAGCAAACAGAGACTTCTGTGTGAAATTTCCAGAAGAGATCCGCCATGACAACCTTGCAGGACAGCTATGGTTTGGGGCAGAG TGCCTAGCAGCAGGCTCCATCATCATGAATCGTGAGATTGAGAGTATGGCGATGCGTCCTTTGGCCAAAGATTTGACCCGTAGTCTGGAGGAGGTGCGCAACATCACCCGTGACCAAGCACTGAGAGACCTTAACTTCTACACAGAGCGCATGAGGGAGGCGCTGCGCCAGTTCGACAGCCTTTTTGCTGAGTTTGAGCTCAG TTATGTATCTGCCATGGTGCCTGTAAAGTCTCCTAAAGAGTACTACGTTCAGCAGGAGGTGATTGTGCTCTTCTGTGAGACTGTAGAGAG GGCCCTAAAGCTTGGCTATCTCACACAAGACATGATAGATGATTATGAACCTGCTCTCATGTTTACAATCCCCCGACTTGCTATCGTGTG CGGACTTGTTGTGTATCCTGATGGACCTCTTAACCTGGACAATAAACCAGAGGACATGTCCGAACTCTTCCGACCCTTTCGCACATTACTAAAGAAAATTAG GGACTTGTTGCAGACTCTGACAGAAGAAGAACTAACGACCCTGGAGCGAAATCTGTGTATCTCACAGGATGGGGAGTTTCCTGGAGACTCCATCTCCTCTGCCACAGAGTCTGCTCCCTCTGTCAACTCCAAGAGTCAGGTGGAGGAGTCCGAGAAAAGAGAAGAGCAAACAGAAGTGGAGAGGGTGACGGAGCTGGCTCTGTGTTCCTCTCAGTGTGAGGAGGATGAGGCGTGGGAGAAGGACCAGGAACAGCAGGAGGTCCCAAATGAAGGTGAAGAGGACACTGAAGTGGACCTTGCCTGTTCCATGCAGTATGACGAAGAGGAAATTGAGCAGCTCAACATAATGGTGCACCGTGTTGGTGATCACATGTCCACACTGCTCTCACCTCCAAGCCAGAGGCCATCTCCAGCTCATTATCGCAGAAAAAAACAGCCCAGTGCGGGTGGATCCAGTGTGTCCGCTAGCCTTGGGGAATCAAGCACACCCTCAAGCACTGAAAACTCCCCTCAGCGAGCTCCTGGCTCCCAGCATGAGGAAGACGAGCGGGTCTTCTTCATGGATGACCTGGAAGGCATGGGCAATGGTGGAGAAGCTGGAACTAGCTCAGGAGAACTCTGCCAGGGACAGCAAGTCTCTCTCATCATAAACCTCACATCCCTCAAGTCAATCAGGCCAGAGCCTACAAGTGACTCCACCTGCAATGGATGGATGACGGCCTGTCAGACAAACGAGGATTTTGATCAGAGCAGCCAGGAAAAACTGTGCCTCTCTTCTGGACCTGCAGGAACCTCAGAAACATTACCACTTGTGAATGGCTGGGAGGGACAGCTGGACTGTGAGGAAGGAGAAAGTGGAGAGCCTGCAGAGGTCATTGCTCACCGGACAGGAGGGATGAAGCTGTCAGCCACTGTGATCTTTAACCCACGCTCACCCAACCAGCCTGAGTTGGTGGTTTTGCCACGTTCAACCGAGGGAACTGCTCACCGCCTGCTCAACTCCTGTGTCTGCTGCACTGCTGGATGTGTCGATGCCCATGATGACCCCACTACCACAGATACCACTACTGAAGATGAGAATCTGGACTTCAGCAAGTGCAAACTCGCCATCACAAGCACTGTTATCCAGTCAGCAATGGGTGCCTGTGGCACGGGGAAGGTAGATGCCCCTTTACCCCTCCCACCTCCACCTGGACAACAGCAATTGAGGGAGGAGGGTGAGGACCAAGAGAGAGGAAGGTTTACTCATGTCCCCTGTTGTGAGAAGTGCCTTGCCAATAGCTCCAAGCTGTCCCCACATAGAGACACTGGAGAGGACGAGTCAATAGATGGATATCCCCATCAGGAAAAAGCTTGCCTAGTAATGGCTAGCTCTGCAGCAAAAGAGAAACAGTCCAAAGAAGACAGCAAAAATGAAtccag TTCAGGCACCAGCAGtgactgtgagagtgtgtctgtcaCCACATGCAGTCTGTCCAGTTCATGCACACCCAG TTCTGTCAGTAGTTTGACCACCAGCTCAGAAATGTCTGAGGAGCTTGATCACCAGGAGCTTCAGCTGGCCCTGCAGGCTTCTAAACTGGTTGCTCACAACAAAATACGGGCTCGCTTCCATAGCAGTAGTGACCTCATCCATCGTCTGTTTGTCTGCATATCAG GTGTGGCAGATCAACTGCAAACAAATTACGCAAGTGACCTGAGGAGCATCTTGAAGACACTGTTTGAGGTCATGGCAACAAAATCAGAGCAAGGGGACAATGAGAAACAGAAGAAAG GGCCGAGAATAGGAAGCGCCGGATTAGAAGACTGTGCTCTTTGTCAAGAGACTATGACCTCATCAGAACTCGCAGCAAAGGCACGGGATGGCCAGTTTGAAG ACCCTCCTGAGTGGGTTCCAGATGAGGCCTGTAACTCCTGCATCGCCTGTAAGGCTCCTTTCACAGTCATCCGGAGGAAGCACCACTGTAGGAGCTGTGGAAAG ATATTCTGCTCCCGATGCTCTTCACACTCAGCCCCATTACCCCGCTACGGTCAGATGAAGCCTGTGAGAGTGTGCACTCACTGCTACATGTTTCATGTCACACCTTTCTACAGTGAGAGGACTAGTGTTTGA
- the zfyve28 gene encoding lateral signaling target protein 2 homolog isoform X1, with the protein MMNRFRKWLYKPKRSDPQLLAQFYYADEELNQVASELDSLDGRKDPQRCTLLVNQFRSCQDNVLNIINHIMDECIPEDRANRDFCVKFPEEIRHDNLAGQLWFGAECLAAGSIIMNREIESMAMRPLAKDLTRSLEEVRNITRDQALRDLNFYTERMREALRQFDSLFAEFELSYVSAMVPVKSPKEYYVQQEVIVLFCETVERALKLGYLTQDMIDDYEPALMFTIPRLAIVCGLVVYPDGPLNLDNKPEDMSELFRPFRTLLKKIRDLLQTLTEEELTTLERNLCISQDGEFPGDSISSATESAPSVNSKSQVEESEKREEQTEVERVTELALCSSQCEEDEAWEKDQEQQEVPNEGEEDTEVDLACSMQYDEEEIEQLNIMVHRVGDHMSTLLSPPSQRPSPAHYRRKKQPSAGGSSVSASLGESSTPSSTENSPQRAPGSQHEEDERVFFMDDLEGMGNGGEAGTSSGELCQGQQVSLIINLTSLKSIRPEPTSDSTCNGWMTACQTNEDFDQSSQEKLCLSSGPAGTSETLPLVNGWEGQLDCEEGESGEPAEVIAHRTGGMKLSATVIFNPRSPNQPELVVLPRSTEGTAHRLLNSCVCCTAGCVDAHDDPTTTDTTTEDENLDFSKCKLAITSTVIQSAMGACGTGKVDAPLPLPPPPGQQQLREEGEDQERGRFTHVPCCEKCLANSSKLSPHRDTGEDESIDGYPHQEKACLVMASSAAKEKQSKEDSKNESSLQVSPLSSGTSSDCESVSVTTCSLSSSCTPSSVSSLTTSSEMSEELDHQELQLALQASKLVAHNKIRARFHSSSDLIHRLFVCISGVADQLQTNYASDLRSILKTLFEVMATKSEQGDNEKQKKGPRIGSAGLEDCALCQETMTSSELAAKARDGQFEDPPEWVPDEACNSCIACKAPFTVIRRKHHCRSCGKIFCSRCSSHSAPLPRYGQMKPVRVCTHCYMFHVTPFYSERTSV; encoded by the exons ATGATGAATCGCTTTCGGAAGTGGCTGTATAAGCCAAAG AGGTCGGACCCTCAGCTTCTTGCCCAGTTTTACTATGCAGATGAAGAGCTGAACCAGGTGGCCTCGGAGCTGGATAGTCTGGACGGCAGGAAGGACCCTCAGAGATGCACACTGCTTGTCAACCAGTTCCGCTCGTGCCAG GACAACGTGCTGAATATCATAAACCACATCATGGATGAGTGTATACCAGAAGACAGAGCAAACAGAGACTTCTGTGTGAAATTTCCAGAAGAGATCCGCCATGACAACCTTGCAGGACAGCTATGGTTTGGGGCAGAG TGCCTAGCAGCAGGCTCCATCATCATGAATCGTGAGATTGAGAGTATGGCGATGCGTCCTTTGGCCAAAGATTTGACCCGTAGTCTGGAGGAGGTGCGCAACATCACCCGTGACCAAGCACTGAGAGACCTTAACTTCTACACAGAGCGCATGAGGGAGGCGCTGCGCCAGTTCGACAGCCTTTTTGCTGAGTTTGAGCTCAG TTATGTATCTGCCATGGTGCCTGTAAAGTCTCCTAAAGAGTACTACGTTCAGCAGGAGGTGATTGTGCTCTTCTGTGAGACTGTAGAGAG GGCCCTAAAGCTTGGCTATCTCACACAAGACATGATAGATGATTATGAACCTGCTCTCATGTTTACAATCCCCCGACTTGCTATCGTGTG CGGACTTGTTGTGTATCCTGATGGACCTCTTAACCTGGACAATAAACCAGAGGACATGTCCGAACTCTTCCGACCCTTTCGCACATTACTAAAGAAAATTAG GGACTTGTTGCAGACTCTGACAGAAGAAGAACTAACGACCCTGGAGCGAAATCTGTGTATCTCACAGGATGGGGAGTTTCCTGGAGACTCCATCTCCTCTGCCACAGAGTCTGCTCCCTCTGTCAACTCCAAGAGTCAGGTGGAGGAGTCCGAGAAAAGAGAAGAGCAAACAGAAGTGGAGAGGGTGACGGAGCTGGCTCTGTGTTCCTCTCAGTGTGAGGAGGATGAGGCGTGGGAGAAGGACCAGGAACAGCAGGAGGTCCCAAATGAAGGTGAAGAGGACACTGAAGTGGACCTTGCCTGTTCCATGCAGTATGACGAAGAGGAAATTGAGCAGCTCAACATAATGGTGCACCGTGTTGGTGATCACATGTCCACACTGCTCTCACCTCCAAGCCAGAGGCCATCTCCAGCTCATTATCGCAGAAAAAAACAGCCCAGTGCGGGTGGATCCAGTGTGTCCGCTAGCCTTGGGGAATCAAGCACACCCTCAAGCACTGAAAACTCCCCTCAGCGAGCTCCTGGCTCCCAGCATGAGGAAGACGAGCGGGTCTTCTTCATGGATGACCTGGAAGGCATGGGCAATGGTGGAGAAGCTGGAACTAGCTCAGGAGAACTCTGCCAGGGACAGCAAGTCTCTCTCATCATAAACCTCACATCCCTCAAGTCAATCAGGCCAGAGCCTACAAGTGACTCCACCTGCAATGGATGGATGACGGCCTGTCAGACAAACGAGGATTTTGATCAGAGCAGCCAGGAAAAACTGTGCCTCTCTTCTGGACCTGCAGGAACCTCAGAAACATTACCACTTGTGAATGGCTGGGAGGGACAGCTGGACTGTGAGGAAGGAGAAAGTGGAGAGCCTGCAGAGGTCATTGCTCACCGGACAGGAGGGATGAAGCTGTCAGCCACTGTGATCTTTAACCCACGCTCACCCAACCAGCCTGAGTTGGTGGTTTTGCCACGTTCAACCGAGGGAACTGCTCACCGCCTGCTCAACTCCTGTGTCTGCTGCACTGCTGGATGTGTCGATGCCCATGATGACCCCACTACCACAGATACCACTACTGAAGATGAGAATCTGGACTTCAGCAAGTGCAAACTCGCCATCACAAGCACTGTTATCCAGTCAGCAATGGGTGCCTGTGGCACGGGGAAGGTAGATGCCCCTTTACCCCTCCCACCTCCACCTGGACAACAGCAATTGAGGGAGGAGGGTGAGGACCAAGAGAGAGGAAGGTTTACTCATGTCCCCTGTTGTGAGAAGTGCCTTGCCAATAGCTCCAAGCTGTCCCCACATAGAGACACTGGAGAGGACGAGTCAATAGATGGATATCCCCATCAGGAAAAAGCTTGCCTAGTAATGGCTAGCTCTGCAGCAAAAGAGAAACAGTCCAAAGAAGACAGCAAAAATGAAtccag TTTACAGGTATCCCCTCTCAGTTCAGGCACCAGCAGtgactgtgagagtgtgtctgtcaCCACATGCAGTCTGTCCAGTTCATGCACACCCAG TTCTGTCAGTAGTTTGACCACCAGCTCAGAAATGTCTGAGGAGCTTGATCACCAGGAGCTTCAGCTGGCCCTGCAGGCTTCTAAACTGGTTGCTCACAACAAAATACGGGCTCGCTTCCATAGCAGTAGTGACCTCATCCATCGTCTGTTTGTCTGCATATCAG GTGTGGCAGATCAACTGCAAACAAATTACGCAAGTGACCTGAGGAGCATCTTGAAGACACTGTTTGAGGTCATGGCAACAAAATCAGAGCAAGGGGACAATGAGAAACAGAAGAAAG GGCCGAGAATAGGAAGCGCCGGATTAGAAGACTGTGCTCTTTGTCAAGAGACTATGACCTCATCAGAACTCGCAGCAAAGGCACGGGATGGCCAGTTTGAAG ACCCTCCTGAGTGGGTTCCAGATGAGGCCTGTAACTCCTGCATCGCCTGTAAGGCTCCTTTCACAGTCATCCGGAGGAAGCACCACTGTAGGAGCTGTGGAAAG ATATTCTGCTCCCGATGCTCTTCACACTCAGCCCCATTACCCCGCTACGGTCAGATGAAGCCTGTGAGAGTGTGCACTCACTGCTACATGTTTCATGTCACACCTTTCTACAGTGAGAGGACTAGTGTTTGA
- the zfyve28 gene encoding lateral signaling target protein 2 homolog isoform X3 yields the protein MDECIPEDRANRDFCVKFPEEIRHDNLAGQLWFGAECLAAGSIIMNREIESMAMRPLAKDLTRSLEEVRNITRDQALRDLNFYTERMREALRQFDSLFAEFELSYVSAMVPVKSPKEYYVQQEVIVLFCETVERALKLGYLTQDMIDDYEPALMFTIPRLAIVCGLVVYPDGPLNLDNKPEDMSELFRPFRTLLKKIRDLLQTLTEEELTTLERNLCISQDGEFPGDSISSATESAPSVNSKSQVEESEKREEQTEVERVTELALCSSQCEEDEAWEKDQEQQEVPNEGEEDTEVDLACSMQYDEEEIEQLNIMVHRVGDHMSTLLSPPSQRPSPAHYRRKKQPSAGGSSVSASLGESSTPSSTENSPQRAPGSQHEEDERVFFMDDLEGMGNGGEAGTSSGELCQGQQVSLIINLTSLKSIRPEPTSDSTCNGWMTACQTNEDFDQSSQEKLCLSSGPAGTSETLPLVNGWEGQLDCEEGESGEPAEVIAHRTGGMKLSATVIFNPRSPNQPELVVLPRSTEGTAHRLLNSCVCCTAGCVDAHDDPTTTDTTTEDENLDFSKCKLAITSTVIQSAMGACGTGKVDAPLPLPPPPGQQQLREEGEDQERGRFTHVPCCEKCLANSSKLSPHRDTGEDESIDGYPHQEKACLVMASSAAKEKQSKEDSKNESSLQVSPLSSGTSSDCESVSVTTCSLSSSCTPSSVSSLTTSSEMSEELDHQELQLALQASKLVAHNKIRARFHSSSDLIHRLFVCISGVADQLQTNYASDLRSILKTLFEVMATKSEQGDNEKQKKGPRIGSAGLEDCALCQETMTSSELAAKARDGQFEDPPEWVPDEACNSCIACKAPFTVIRRKHHCRSCGKIFCSRCSSHSAPLPRYGQMKPVRVCTHCYMFHVTPFYSERTSV from the exons ATGGATGAGTGTATACCAGAAGACAGAGCAAACAGAGACTTCTGTGTGAAATTTCCAGAAGAGATCCGCCATGACAACCTTGCAGGACAGCTATGGTTTGGGGCAGAG TGCCTAGCAGCAGGCTCCATCATCATGAATCGTGAGATTGAGAGTATGGCGATGCGTCCTTTGGCCAAAGATTTGACCCGTAGTCTGGAGGAGGTGCGCAACATCACCCGTGACCAAGCACTGAGAGACCTTAACTTCTACACAGAGCGCATGAGGGAGGCGCTGCGCCAGTTCGACAGCCTTTTTGCTGAGTTTGAGCTCAG TTATGTATCTGCCATGGTGCCTGTAAAGTCTCCTAAAGAGTACTACGTTCAGCAGGAGGTGATTGTGCTCTTCTGTGAGACTGTAGAGAG GGCCCTAAAGCTTGGCTATCTCACACAAGACATGATAGATGATTATGAACCTGCTCTCATGTTTACAATCCCCCGACTTGCTATCGTGTG CGGACTTGTTGTGTATCCTGATGGACCTCTTAACCTGGACAATAAACCAGAGGACATGTCCGAACTCTTCCGACCCTTTCGCACATTACTAAAGAAAATTAG GGACTTGTTGCAGACTCTGACAGAAGAAGAACTAACGACCCTGGAGCGAAATCTGTGTATCTCACAGGATGGGGAGTTTCCTGGAGACTCCATCTCCTCTGCCACAGAGTCTGCTCCCTCTGTCAACTCCAAGAGTCAGGTGGAGGAGTCCGAGAAAAGAGAAGAGCAAACAGAAGTGGAGAGGGTGACGGAGCTGGCTCTGTGTTCCTCTCAGTGTGAGGAGGATGAGGCGTGGGAGAAGGACCAGGAACAGCAGGAGGTCCCAAATGAAGGTGAAGAGGACACTGAAGTGGACCTTGCCTGTTCCATGCAGTATGACGAAGAGGAAATTGAGCAGCTCAACATAATGGTGCACCGTGTTGGTGATCACATGTCCACACTGCTCTCACCTCCAAGCCAGAGGCCATCTCCAGCTCATTATCGCAGAAAAAAACAGCCCAGTGCGGGTGGATCCAGTGTGTCCGCTAGCCTTGGGGAATCAAGCACACCCTCAAGCACTGAAAACTCCCCTCAGCGAGCTCCTGGCTCCCAGCATGAGGAAGACGAGCGGGTCTTCTTCATGGATGACCTGGAAGGCATGGGCAATGGTGGAGAAGCTGGAACTAGCTCAGGAGAACTCTGCCAGGGACAGCAAGTCTCTCTCATCATAAACCTCACATCCCTCAAGTCAATCAGGCCAGAGCCTACAAGTGACTCCACCTGCAATGGATGGATGACGGCCTGTCAGACAAACGAGGATTTTGATCAGAGCAGCCAGGAAAAACTGTGCCTCTCTTCTGGACCTGCAGGAACCTCAGAAACATTACCACTTGTGAATGGCTGGGAGGGACAGCTGGACTGTGAGGAAGGAGAAAGTGGAGAGCCTGCAGAGGTCATTGCTCACCGGACAGGAGGGATGAAGCTGTCAGCCACTGTGATCTTTAACCCACGCTCACCCAACCAGCCTGAGTTGGTGGTTTTGCCACGTTCAACCGAGGGAACTGCTCACCGCCTGCTCAACTCCTGTGTCTGCTGCACTGCTGGATGTGTCGATGCCCATGATGACCCCACTACCACAGATACCACTACTGAAGATGAGAATCTGGACTTCAGCAAGTGCAAACTCGCCATCACAAGCACTGTTATCCAGTCAGCAATGGGTGCCTGTGGCACGGGGAAGGTAGATGCCCCTTTACCCCTCCCACCTCCACCTGGACAACAGCAATTGAGGGAGGAGGGTGAGGACCAAGAGAGAGGAAGGTTTACTCATGTCCCCTGTTGTGAGAAGTGCCTTGCCAATAGCTCCAAGCTGTCCCCACATAGAGACACTGGAGAGGACGAGTCAATAGATGGATATCCCCATCAGGAAAAAGCTTGCCTAGTAATGGCTAGCTCTGCAGCAAAAGAGAAACAGTCCAAAGAAGACAGCAAAAATGAAtccag TTTACAGGTATCCCCTCTCAGTTCAGGCACCAGCAGtgactgtgagagtgtgtctgtcaCCACATGCAGTCTGTCCAGTTCATGCACACCCAG TTCTGTCAGTAGTTTGACCACCAGCTCAGAAATGTCTGAGGAGCTTGATCACCAGGAGCTTCAGCTGGCCCTGCAGGCTTCTAAACTGGTTGCTCACAACAAAATACGGGCTCGCTTCCATAGCAGTAGTGACCTCATCCATCGTCTGTTTGTCTGCATATCAG GTGTGGCAGATCAACTGCAAACAAATTACGCAAGTGACCTGAGGAGCATCTTGAAGACACTGTTTGAGGTCATGGCAACAAAATCAGAGCAAGGGGACAATGAGAAACAGAAGAAAG GGCCGAGAATAGGAAGCGCCGGATTAGAAGACTGTGCTCTTTGTCAAGAGACTATGACCTCATCAGAACTCGCAGCAAAGGCACGGGATGGCCAGTTTGAAG ACCCTCCTGAGTGGGTTCCAGATGAGGCCTGTAACTCCTGCATCGCCTGTAAGGCTCCTTTCACAGTCATCCGGAGGAAGCACCACTGTAGGAGCTGTGGAAAG ATATTCTGCTCCCGATGCTCTTCACACTCAGCCCCATTACCCCGCTACGGTCAGATGAAGCCTGTGAGAGTGTGCACTCACTGCTACATGTTTCATGTCACACCTTTCTACAGTGAGAGGACTAGTGTTTGA
- the nt5c1ab gene encoding cytosolic 5'-nucleotidase 1A, with the protein MSLHDGRMASNGDACLGGLKVQDPSTPSKKPPKPENAITIAVSSRVLFTMDLEQQIFEQKGMEEYLKYQIEHETEPFAPGPAFPFIKALEAVNVQLRQLYPDSEELFDVVLMTNHHANVGLRLINSINHHKLFIERFCMTGGNSPIGYLKAYHTNLYLSADSKKVKEALEEGIAAATMFKTEKATEVSETQLRVAFDGDAVLFSDESERIYKTQGLDKFFEHEKAHENKPLDHGPLKGFFEALGKLQKKFSAKGQRMDCPIRTYLVTARSAASSGTRALKTLRSWGLEPDEALFLAGAPKGPMLAKIKPHIFFDDQMFHIEGAAELGTIAAHVPYGVAQKVVLKEKK; encoded by the exons ATGAGTCTCCATGATGGACGAATGGCCAGTAATGGTGATGCATGTTTGGGAGGCTTGAAGGTGCAGGATCCCTCAACCCCATCCAAGAAACCT CCCAAGCCTGAAAATGCCATCACCATTGCTGTATCATCCCGTGTCCTCTTCACCATGGACCTGGAGCAGCAGATCTTTGAACAGAAAGGCATGGAGGAGTACCTGAAGTACCAGATTGAACATGAGACTGAACCATTTGCTCCAGGACCTGCTTTTCCCTTTATCAAG GCTCTGGAAGCTGTCAATGTGCAGCTGAGACAACTTTATCCAGACAGCGAAGAGCTCTTTGATGTGGTGCTGATGACTAACCATCATGCCAATGTTGGGCTCAGGCTCATTAACTCAATCAACCATCACA AGCTGTTCATTGAGCGCTTCTGTATGACTGGAGGTAATAGTCCAATTGGATATCTGAAAGCCTACCACACCAACCTGTATCTGTCTGCTGATtcaaagaaagtgaaagaggcCTTGGAGGAAG GGATCGCAGCAGCCACCATGTTCAAAACGGAGAAAGCGACTGAGGTGTCAGAGACACAGCTGCGTGTGGCCTTCGACGGAGATGCAGTGCTGTTCTCGGACGAGTCGGAGAGGATCTATAAAACGCAAGGCCTGGACAAATTTTTTGAACATGAAAAGGCCCATGAAAACAAGCCACTTGATCAT GGTCCACTGAAAGGATTCTTTGAGGCTTTGGGAAAACTGCAAAAGAAATTCTCCGCCAAAGGCCAGCGTATGGACTGTCCAATCCGCACCTACCTTGTGACTGCTCGCAGTGCTGCTAGTTCAGGTACACGAGCCTTGAAGACCTTGCGTTCTTGGGGCCTAGAGCCAGATGAAGCCCTTTTCTTGGCTGGAGCACCTAAGGGCCCTATGCTGGCAAAAATCAAGCCCCACATTTTCTTTGATGATCAAATGTTCCACATAGAAGGTGCTGCAGAGCTGGGAACTATAGCAGCTCATGTTCCCTATGGAGTCGCACAGAAAGTggtattaaaagaaaagaaatga